From a single Miscanthus floridulus cultivar M001 chromosome 8, ASM1932011v1, whole genome shotgun sequence genomic region:
- the LOC136470573 gene encoding uncharacterized protein — protein sequence MGSGREGRRGGAVGGPAGAADIPLLDGDGERRQGATSVATGRGGGGALVGRRGALGGRARGGGARGVANRAAAGARRRWWRRGATGVHARRWGARGCRARGGRARGGGVRGDGGGGAGRPGCAREGGARGAAELVAAGARSSGCAAVGARGPAASGSVGREMVERDFFSQDSDREFGLRPDLGFGPLPRA from the coding sequence ATGGGGTCGGGGCGGGAAGGCCGGCGAGGGGGAGCCGTcggagggccggccggggcggCCGACATCCCCTTGCTTGACGGAGACGGGGAACGGCGGCAGGGCGCGACCTCGGTCGCCACTGGACGTGGTGGGGGCGGCGCGCTGGTGGGACGCCGGGGCGCGCTGGGTGGCCGAGCGCGGGGCGGTGGGGCGCGTGGGGTGGCCAAtcgcgcggcggcgggcgcgcgacggcggtggtggaggcgcggggcgACCGGGGTGCACGCGCGGCGGTGGGGCGCGCGGGGCTGCCGGGCTCGGGGCGgccgggcgcgcggcggcggggtgcgcggcgacggtggtggaggcgcggggcgGCCAGGGTGCGCGCGCGAAGGTGGGGCGCGCGGGGCGGCCGAGCTCGTGGCAGCCGGCGCGCGCAGCAGCGGGTGCGCGGCGGTGGGCGCGCGGGGGCCGGCCGCGAGCGGGAGCGTGGGGAGGGAGATGGTCGAGCGGGATTTTTTTTCACAAGATTCCGATCGGGAATTTGGGCTGCGGCCCGATTTAGGTttcggtcctttgccgagggcctag